The DNA sequence CACTGATTGATACCGACCGCAGAAATTTTATTAAATCTTCAATAACGTCCGTATCATTAAAAATTAGTTCCGATCGCTCAAGAATTTTTGACGATATCATTGAGCGTAATTTCTTATTTTGTCCAAGCTTTAAGGCAATATTGAGATAATCTTCCGGTGAAGCTGCAATACAATCGAATATTCCCATATGCTTATACAAAGCTTTTGCGCCAAGACCACGAATAAACTCACCGGGTAGAGTTACAACTGGAAGACCAAATCCAAAAGCTTGGTAATTGGTATTTCCTCCCCCAAAGGGCCAAGTGTCTAAGATAACATCGCCGAGGCTTAGTATGGCTAAAAACCCATCCCAATCTGTTCGTTTCAAAACTATCACTCGGTCGAGTGCATTGCCAAAAATCGGTCGCCAGCGAGAAATGAGTTTACTGGTCAAGGTTGGCGGATCCCCCTCAAAAATTACAAGTCGACCATTAGTGTCGGCTTTGATGAGCCTCGCAAGCCACTGATCCATATCCGGATGAATTTTGAACAAGCTCTGAGGGCACATGTATAAAATACGGTTTTCGGGCAAATTAGCATCACGCCGTGTGAGATTATCGGCCGTTATAGGCCGTTGGTAGCATGTCTGCACACCTCCAAGCCGGATTAATTTCTCAGTGTAATGATCCTGCGCCTTGCAGGGTTCTGCCTTGTCGCTAGATAGATAATAATCGACAGTACTGACACCACTTGTGACCGGGTGCCCCCAAAGCATGCATTGGACGGGAGCTAATCGTGCAAAACTGAGGTAGTAGCTAAAAGGGTCCATGCCAATGTCCGCGTAAATCAAAATATCAAGATGCAATTCGGAGATAACTTTACGAGCGGATATTAAATCGTGCGGCAGTGCAACCGAATGTGAAACTCTAAGCTTTAGGCTTTCCCATCCTTTATCTTCTTCATCGGCAAGAGAAACAAGTACCACCTCAATTTCATTGCCTGCCTTATCGACTAATCCTTCAAGTAGACCCTTTAGAGTATATCCCACTGCGTGACTTTTTAGGTAACGGGAGAAAAATCCAACACGGCGTCTGGAAGAATGCGGCGCAATAGCATCAGAAACATAATTCAGTGATGGACATGCTTGACGCCAGAATTCGGATAGCTTTTCCATGAGAGGGCGATCATTGTTTCCATGGTACGCTAAATAGAAATTCATAACCGGGACGCTTAACGGATCACCGCTGTATTTTAAGCGCTTTGCATGCAGCACGTCGAACCCCTCCTCAAAGCGCTGCCGCCACAGTCCGATATCCTCCGATGAGGATGGTATTGCTTGCATAAGCCCAGCTCGGGCTATAAAAAAATGCGGCTGCGGCCGCTCGTCTATTAACCGAGCAAGAATATCATCTGCTTCGTCAACCCTACCTGCGCCAGCCAATGAGAGTGCCCAATTATAGCGTGCGTCTAAAAAACCTGGCCGTGCAGTCAAAGCAGCTTCAAATGCAGTCGCGGCCTCATCGTAGCGCTTTTGACGTTTTAGCAGGTTACCAAGATTATTATGTGCTTCTGCAATGCTAGAATTAAGTTCTATCGCAGCTCGATAACTTGCCTCGGCCTCCACACTACGGCCTAACTTGACCAAAACCTTTCCACGATTTACCAAGATATTAACTGACTGTTCATCTTGGGCAAGACCCTGATTTAGTACAACTAGTGCCTCCTCACACTGTCCAGACAAGTCCAATAAAACTCCAAAGTTTGAGTATGCATCGACATATTCCGGATCACACTCAATAGCAGTTTGGTAATGCTTCATTCCAGAACCGAAGTCTCCCAATGCAACTGCCACAACCCCAGCATGTGTGTGAAACATCGCCTGACCCGGTAAAAGTCTTATGGCCGAAGCAATTTTTTCTGCCGCCTCTTTCAATCTCCCCTGAGCATGCAATGATAGACCGAAGAGATGCAAAGCATCGGGATCATTCGGAGCTTTTTGGAGCGTCACCTTAAATGCTTTCTCAGCACCTTTGTGATCTCCCATCTTTTGTAAAGCTAAAGCTTTCTGCAAATAGTCGTCAACCATTACCAAACAGTCTACCATTGGGATGTTATCTTTTGGCAAGAAGAGGATTTGCGTAATAATAACCCAATGCTTTAGGTATAAAGAATGAAAAAGCTAATCATCTTTGGAATCGGCCAGATTTCTGAAGTAGCGCACTACTTCTTTACAGAGGACAGTGAGTACGAGGTTGCAGCGTTTACAGCAAATAGCAATTTCATCGACCGAGACTTACATTTAGGTTTGCCAACAATTCCTTTTGAAGACATTCATGAGAAATGTCCGCCGGATGAATTTACTATGTTTATCGCGGTGGGGTATGAAAAAATGAACTTGCTACGGCGCAACAAGCTCGAGGCCGCGCGAACTTTAGGTTATGACATAGCACATTACGTTTCAAGCCGTGCTTTCGTACCAAATAATTTTAAAGCACGGGATAACTTATTCCTACTCGAAAATAATAATGTTCAGCCATATGCAATTATCGGAGAGAACGTAACGCTATGGAGCGGCAATCACATCGGTCACCACTCCGTGATAGAGAATGATGTGTTCGTTTCAAGTCAAGTCGTAATTTCTGGATCTGTAAGGGTAGGTCGGGCGAGTTTTCTCGGAGTAAACTCAACTATAGGCGACAATATTTCGGTAGGTGTTGAAAATATTATAGGTGCAGGATCATTAATAATGACAAATACTGACGATAAGGCAATTTTCAAGGCAAACCCAACTTACAAATCTCGAATCACAAGCGACCGCCTGAGATCATTCTAATGCTATGGCGTGGCTTGGGACATATTTTTACTGCAAAGGGCCAGCGTTCCTGGATGCAAAGCCACTGCTCAATGCCTTTTGCTGAACCTCTTACCGGCACGCGCTGTCGGATTTGGTTTACGGCCAGGAATAAAAATAATCACTCGCACGTGGCGTGGCTTGAAATTGACCTACAAGAGCCCAAAAAAATTCTGGCACTGTCCCAACGTCCATCACTCGCGCCAGGTTTCCCACGGACATTTGACGAATTTGGAGTAATGAATTCATGGGTTGTCAGGAAAGGCACCGAAAATTGGCACTATTACATAGGTTGGAGTGACGGCGGTGCCAAGCCTTTCCATGTAGCGATTGGCCTTGCGGCCCAACGTGGAAATCAACTCCGTCGTCTTTCTTCATTGCCAGTACTCGACCGGAGTTCGACTGACCCATATTTTGTGTCGACACCTTGCGTCATCAAAATAGGAACCTCATGGCACCTGTGGTATCTTTCTGGCACCGGATGGTCAACCACTCCGCCCACCAAAGCACGATATAAAATTGCCCATGCTACCAGTGAAGATGGACTAAATTGGACACCGAATACAAACGCCCGTTTCGAATTTACAAATGAGTATGAAACTGCTTGTGCTCGTCCCTCCGTAATATTTGAGAAGGGAGTATTTCATATGTGGTTCTGTGTTCGGGGCGATACTTCCCCCTATCGGCTGGCGTATGCAGAATCTTCGGACGGCCAGCGATGGAACCGAAAAGATAAAAATGTTGCATTCCGAAATTCACCTGGAAAATGGGAGAATGAGATGCGCGCTTACCCGCACGTGTTTGACCAAGCTGGCCGCCGTTGGATGATAACAGCGGGAAATGGCTTCGGCAGAGGAGGAATGGGATTGGCAATTCTCGAGAATTCTTAATTCTTGTCAAAGAATCGATTCAAAAAATGAACATCCGGGAAATGCTCGTCAATCAGGTCAAATTTTGATTTATAAATGTAGGGATTAGGAAATCCTCGCGATATAAAGTTAGGTTCTAGCATATTATTGTATCGAAAGCTGGCCGCCCAACGCACCCCGGCACCCTTAGATCTCCCAGTTCGGTGAGCAAGGAACATTGAGAACACAACAACGTCTCCGGGATTAGCAATTACCTGTGTATAGGGGAATCCACTGAGCTTCTCATCTGATACCGCATTTCCAAACTCGTGCGGCTTGGCCTTCAAAAGCCCCAAACGATGGCTAAAACGTGCAACCTCAAGCGGCCAAAAAGCTCGGCTATGCCGTGTCAATGGCAGCCACAATACCAGACCGTCAAGGCTACCCTGTACGCTCCGCCAATCTTGGTGTGATGGAGTTCCGTGGTAACCTTTGGGCACTGCCAATCCATTACCCACAATGTGAACAACAGGACGAGTAGATATAACAGGAGTTGCGAGCCCTAATTCGGAAACGAGGTCAACAATAATCTGACTGCTACCAACGGCATGTAGCTCAGGGTTATGTTGTGCAAGCTTCGCGGCTGCAAAATAACGCTCCATATCTGCATCAAAAAGACATTGAAGTTTTTGATTATTTTCGGGTTTCAGTCTCAAGTGCGATATTTGTGCATTAAATGGCTCCTCCAGTTTGGACTGTAGGTGCGAAACTTCCGCCGAAGACAAAACGTTCGGCAAGACTGTTATTCCGGTCGTCCATAAATCCTTTTTATGTGCGGTAATACTCAAAAGACTTTTCTCTTAACCTTAGACATGCCACCCTGCCCTCATGGATACCAAAAAGGCAAGCCCCCCGTACCAAATAATTATTGATCATTACGAAACTTGCTTAGAAAATCATGGAGACAACCATCTTGGTGTTGATTGGCCAGACAAATGTGATGCAGCCACTAGATACCGGGTGATGCTAGATATTGTCAAAGGATCTGGTAGTGAAACCATAATCGATTTTGGCTGCGGGGCCGGGCATTTACTGGATTATATTCAGTCCCATAATATAAAAAATATTGACTACATTGGTCTCGATATATCGCCAAAATTTATCGCCCTATGCAGGAGTAAGTGGCCTAATCATAATTTTATACAACAAGATGTGCTGAAAAAATCTGACACAATTCCAGAGGCAGACTACATAATTATGAATGGTGTATTTACTGAGAAACGCGCCCTTCCGAATAAGGTTATGTTTTTATACATGCAGAGAGTAATCAAGCTTATGTGGTCAAAAACGAGAAAAGGACTGGCCGTCAATGTTATGTCAACCAATGTTGATTGGAAGCGCAAAGATCTGTTCCATTTGTCAAAAAGAGATTTTTCCAATTTTTTGACTGCAGAAATTTCGGAAAGTTTTTTTTTTCGCGAGGATTACGGACTATATGAGTACACGACATATGTGCATCGAGACGCTTGACACCGTCGCTCGGCAAACTTTGCCCGGCAAAACTAGTGTTGGTAGGTAAAATATGCCTACCAAAAGTTTAGTTTTTTTCATTTCGAGGCCATGAGAAGCACAAAAGTAAACAAAAACCGGCTCTATTGCAGTTTTTTGGTTTGATGGCACCAGGTTTGCATCCTAGGGATTGGAAATCATGTGTAGATGCATAGCACAGTCTCGCTAAGCCGATCCTGATTTCACGAGCGTTCTCCGCGAAGTGAGAGAAAGTCACGAAACGGAGGGCAAACGCAACCAGATGCGCGAATAGTTTATGAAGGAAATAATACCACATTCGCGTTTTTGACCATCATGGGTGGCAGAAGGCCATTCGGGAGGGTAAAATGGAATTTCCGATATCTAATGCACCGTCACTTTCTAATCAGACGGGCCAAAGTCAAAATAATTCTTCAATTTCTCAGGTAAGTGTTGGTAGCAATGCATTGCAAGGTGATGCATCTACAACCGTGAACCTGGTTGCAGATACCGGTGACTCCGGCGGAGAGCAACAACACAACCGACTGGGTGCACAATTCGAGCAAGCTGTAAGTGCACAGGAAACGTTAAACGACATGCAGCCTAAAGGGCGTCGGGTTGATATCAATTTTAACTCTGAACTTAATAAACTTCTTCTCCAAGTAGTCGATACAAGGACAGATGAAGTCGTCGAAACCATTCCGCCAGAAACTCTAGTGCGACATCTTAAAGATCAGGTTGCACCACCTGAGACGCTTGAGGAAACGTTAAATGCCTCTTCAGCTGTTGATAAAGAGGTTTAACTTAGTCTACGCGCATAAACCACTGTTGGTATTCGAGTAGGACTTATGTGCTCGCGAAGAATTTGTTGAGCACAACTGATGTAGGGAGGGGCAGCAGAAAACTACGGTACTCTGCCCAATGCAGGCAAAATCTGCCTAAACGTGCGTGTATTATTTGCCGCGCGAGTACAAGTTTGCCTGCCTTCCAAGCCAAGCAGAAATAATTTTTCATTATATATCAGACATTTAGCGATATGGCCTATCTCTTGCGGGTTAGGGCACAACTAAATAATATTCGGGTGCCACCATGAACACGCCAACCA is a window from the Pseudomonadota bacterium genome containing:
- a CDS encoding tetratricopeptide repeat protein is translated as MVDCLVMVDDYLQKALALQKMGDHKGAEKAFKVTLQKAPNDPDALHLFGLSLHAQGRLKEAAEKIASAIRLLPGQAMFHTHAGVVAVALGDFGSGMKHYQTAIECDPEYVDAYSNFGVLLDLSGQCEEALVVLNQGLAQDEQSVNILVNRGKVLVKLGRSVEAEASYRAAIELNSSIAEAHNNLGNLLKRQKRYDEAATAFEAALTARPGFLDARYNWALSLAGAGRVDEADDILARLIDERPQPHFFIARAGLMQAIPSSSEDIGLWRQRFEEGFDVLHAKRLKYSGDPLSVPVMNFYLAYHGNNDRPLMEKLSEFWRQACPSLNYVSDAIAPHSSRRRVGFFSRYLKSHAVGYTLKGLLEGLVDKAGNEIEVVLVSLADEEDKGWESLKLRVSHSVALPHDLISARKVISELHLDILIYADIGMDPFSYYLSFARLAPVQCMLWGHPVTSGVSTVDYYLSSDKAEPCKAQDHYTEKLIRLGGVQTCYQRPITADNLTRRDANLPENRILYMCPQSLFKIHPDMDQWLARLIKADTNGRLVIFEGDPPTLTSKLISRWRPIFGNALDRVIVLKRTDWDGFLAILSLGDVILDTWPFGGGNTNYQAFGFGLPVVTLPGEFIRGLGAKALYKHMGIFDCIAASPEDYLNIALKLGQNKKLRSMISSKILERSELIFNDTDVIEDLIKFLRSVSISD
- a CDS encoding acetyltransferase, whose protein sequence is MKKLIIFGIGQISEVAHYFFTEDSEYEVAAFTANSNFIDRDLHLGLPTIPFEDIHEKCPPDEFTMFIAVGYEKMNLLRRNKLEAARTLGYDIAHYVSSRAFVPNNFKARDNLFLLENNNVQPYAIIGENVTLWSGNHIGHHSVIENDVFVSSQVVISGSVRVGRASFLGVNSTIGDNISVGVENIIGAGSLIMTNTDDKAIFKANPTYKSRITSDRLRSF
- a CDS encoding phytanoyl-CoA dioxygenase family protein yields the protein MSITAHKKDLWTTGITVLPNVLSSAEVSHLQSKLEEPFNAQISHLRLKPENNQKLQCLFDADMERYFAAAKLAQHNPELHAVGSSQIIVDLVSELGLATPVISTRPVVHIVGNGLAVPKGYHGTPSHQDWRSVQGSLDGLVLWLPLTRHSRAFWPLEVARFSHRLGLLKAKPHEFGNAVSDEKLSGFPYTQVIANPGDVVVFSMFLAHRTGRSKGAGVRWAASFRYNNMLEPNFISRGFPNPYIYKSKFDLIDEHFPDVHFLNRFFDKN
- a CDS encoding class I SAM-dependent methyltransferase, which gives rise to MDTKKASPPYQIIIDHYETCLENHGDNHLGVDWPDKCDAATRYRVMLDIVKGSGSETIIDFGCGAGHLLDYIQSHNIKNIDYIGLDISPKFIALCRSKWPNHNFIQQDVLKKSDTIPEADYIIMNGVFTEKRALPNKVMFLYMQRVIKLMWSKTRKGLAVNVMSTNVDWKRKDLFHLSKRDFSNFLTAEISESFFFREDYGLYEYTTYVHRDA
- a CDS encoding flagellar protein FlaG; translated protein: MEFPISNAPSLSNQTGQSQNNSSISQVSVGSNALQGDASTTVNLVADTGDSGGEQQHNRLGAQFEQAVSAQETLNDMQPKGRRVDINFNSELNKLLLQVVDTRTDEVVETIPPETLVRHLKDQVAPPETLEETLNASSAVDKEV